In Flavobacterium sp. GSB-24, the genomic window CTTGGAGTTCATTTTCACTTTAGGTTCTACTTTTATTATTTTAGACAAACAAAGACAATCATATGAAAATTTTCACTTCAATCTTAGTGCTTTTAGCATTAGCTCTAATTGTTTTTAATATTACGCTATTAGACTTTAAAAATCCTTTTCAAGGAGACAGTATTGTAGCTTTTATTGGAATCGCAGCTTCATTTTGTGCTGTTCTTATTCTTTTGATCTTTAGGATTTCAAAAAGAATTGAGGAAAAAATGAATGAAAACAGATAACATGTTTGACGTTTTAATTATTGGCGGTGGAGTATCTGGTATGTCTTGTGCTCTTGTCTTAGGATCCGCAAAAAACAAAACTTTTGTTACTGACAAAAAAATCGGGATTTTTACTCATCAGAAAAATTCTTCTTTACAAGAAGCAATCTTTTACAATGCTTATGGTATTACACCAGGCAAATTAGGCTCTGAATTGCTAATTGAAAGCACACAGGATTTGGCGATAACTTATCCGCATATTACTCAAATTCCGAATGAGAAAGTAATTCGAATTGAAGGCAGTTATCCTGAATTTACTGTAGTTACCAACAAAAATTCTTATAAGACAAAAAATATAGTTGTCGGAATTGGGTCTGCTAATACATTTGCTATTGAAGGTTTAATGCAATATGTTGAACCCCATAAAAAAGCACTTCCAGAAAAACAACGAATTCAGCTTAAAAACGACGACCATAAAGTTGCCGACGGCATTTATGTGATTGGAACTTTAGCCGGCTGGAGAAGCCA contains:
- a CDS encoding FAD-dependent oxidoreductase, which codes for MFDVLIIGGGVSGMSCALVLGSAKNKTFVTDKKIGIFTHQKNSSLQEAIFYNAYGITPGKLGSELLIESTQDLAITYPHITQIPNEKVIRIEGSYPEFTVVTNKNSYKTKNIVVGIGSANTFAIEGLMQYVEPHKKALPEKQRIQLKNDDHKVADGIYVIGTLAGWRSQLAIAAGSGAAVATDILTLWNNGVQTHAHDSIR